The Vicia villosa cultivar HV-30 ecotype Madison, WI linkage group LG1, Vvil1.0, whole genome shotgun sequence genome includes a region encoding these proteins:
- the LOC131600122 gene encoding uncharacterized protein LOC131600122 produces the protein MEVAVELDDDLFFADLSKQISLLIMDENEEDTPTSCHQQSLQSFSGAIYHPPPPQSNIMYEQMVLRRQESKGTGVFIPQSTTQPRRKQRRGRSSSSYAKYQKQSQDTTKTVSSK, from the exons atggaGGTTGCTGTGGAGCTCGATGATGATCTATTTTTTGCAGACCTAAGCAAGCAAATTTCTTTATTAATTATggatgaaaatgaagaagatacTCCCACTTCTTGTCAtcaacaatctcttcag TCTTTCTCTGGAGCAATCTATCATCCTCCTCCTCCACAGTCTAATATCATGTACGAGCAGATGGTTTTGAGAAGACAAGAAAGCAAAGGGACGGGTGTGTTCATCCCACAGTCAACAACACAGCCAAGGAGGAAACAAAGGAGAGGaagatcttcttcttcatatgCAAAATATCAAAAGCAGTCTCAAGATACAACAAAAACAGTTTCTTCAAAATAA